ATTGCCGGAGCCTACGGCAGGATTCAGGATGAAGCCCTTAGCGCCAGACCTCCCCTTACCGTCTACCGGTTGAAAGAGGCGTTCCTTGAGGTCCTTGTCCAGATGAGCCTGGGGCGTTTCGGTGAATGGCTGGTCCCGACGGAATTATGCACCCCTCTTCGCTTCGCGGGGCCAATCATGAAGCAGGTACTGTCGTCCGACGCCGGAGTGGAGGACAGCGCTGCAGCCACGATTCGCCTCTACCAGGTGGCATCCGGATTATCCAGCGAGCCGGTCCCGGCTGACAGATGGCAGACCGTCGACCTTGATGATGGCCTGGAGGGTGTTTCTTCACTATCTCCGGGCAGCATCGATGAGATACTGAGCGACCTGCCTTCCGTAGAACCTGAGTCCTCTGCCTACGCATCTCCACCAGAGGTGGAATACCGCAGTGGTCACAGAATGGATTCTGATTACGAGGCCGGAGAACCCGGGTCCGCGTCTCAAGATGAAACCGAGACAGGTTCTTCACAGCCCTCGTGGCAGGCATCGAATGAAACAGACGATATCGACGACCTACTTGAAGTCGGCTCTCTGGCGGCAGATAAGGGCACCACCGAGGAAGAGCTTCTCGTGTTTGGTGTGAACAGCGCGAATAAGGAGAACGTTCCGGTAGTACCTCAATCGGAGCAGGACAGCAATGACAACAATGAGGGTCCCCTCACGGCGGACGGCCCATTCTCCTATCTCTACAATGAATGGGACTTCCGCGCCAGTGACTACCGACTGCACTGGTGCCGGGTCCGTCAGATTCCTTTGCAGGAAGGCACGCCGGACTTCTTCGAGGCAATCCTGAACGAGTACGCCGACCTTGCCACTTTGTTGAGGAGGCAGTTTGAGCTGCTGAACACCCGGTTCTCCCGAAAGGTGAAACGACTGCAGGATGGCGAGGACTTTGACCTGGATGCGGTGGTGGATTTCGTCATCACCAGGAAAGCCCGGCAAAATCCCGATGGCAAGGTCTACTGGCGAAGGAACAAAACAGAGCGGGACGTCTCGGTGGCCTTCCTCCTCGACATGAGCTCCTCCACCATCGAGTACATCAATAAGACACAGCGGGGCGCCATCAACCAGCCGGTCTTCAAGGACTACAAGGACTACTTCGAATGGCTCCAGCCCAACAAGGATAGCGTCATCCGGCCAAAGGACTTCAAACGGATAATCGACCTGGAGAAGGAGAGCCTCGTCCTGCTGATAAGAGCACTGGAGGCTATCGGCGATACCTATGCTATCTACGGGTTCTCCGGCTACGGCCGGGAAAACGTGGAGTTCTACGTCGTTAAAGACCTTGAGGAGGAATTCTCCAACCGGGTAAAGAGCAGGATTGATACCATTTCCCCGCAACACGGCACACGGATGGGACCGGCGATACGGCATGCCACCTGGAAGCTGGAGCAGCAGGATTCGAGGAGTAAGTTCCTGTTCCTCATCAGCGACGGTCGACCCGAGGACCACGGTTACGGCCAGAATGGACTGGAGAAGGAATACGCTATTAACGATACCAAGATGGCTCTGGTGGAGACAAAAAACAAGGGCATAACGCCCTTCTGCCTGACCATCGACCGGGCGGGGCACGACTATCTCAAAACGATATGCGGTGACATGGGGTACGAGGTAGTGGCCGACATTGAATCGCTCCCGATGTGTCTACCAAGCCTCTACAGAAGGTTCACTACATAGGACATCCGGACGTTATTATTACAGACTGGTACTTAGTTACGCAATTGAGTGAACGAAAGATTCTTCGCTGGCGCTCAGAATTACACACCGTTGACATGTCATTGCAAGTTTACCTGCTGGCTTTTCCAGCAGGCCGAAGCAATATGAATGTTGCGCGGATTTGTGCAACTAGTGTAGTATCTTACAAATGCCTTTACAGTCCCTGTCATTCTAGCAAGCCTATGAAAAACCCTTTCGACCAACCCCCGTGCGGCCCAGATGGGGCGCCTCTCAGAAGAGGCGGGGCCCCTCAGAAGGGGCGGCGCCTTCCCCTTCCTGTCCAGGAAGGAGCCTTCTGCGGAAGGGGGGGAAAGATTATATCTGGGGGACACCGGCAGAATCTGGTTTCGGATTCTGCTAGTGTCATTCTGTAAGAATGACGCCCAGACACCCCTACCAAAAGGGGCGCCTCTCAGAAGGGGCGAAGCCCCTCTGGACTCCCCCTTTTCATCACCCTGTTAGACTCGATCCGGGATACGTGTTTGCCCCCTGGATTCCAGCCTGCGCTGGAACGACATCAACATCCATCATACGTAAAGATATATACGAGACACTACACTAGAGACCAGAAAGGAAACTCTCCCGTATGGTACTCAAAGTAATTGCTGCTGTGGCTATTGGCTACCTGCTCGGCTCAATACCATCCGCCTATATCGCCGGCCGCCTTAAGAATGACGTCGATATACGGCAGGTGGGTGGCGGTAATATGGGTGCCCTCAACGTCATGCGCGGGGTAGGTACCGCGGCCGGCTATGCAGTCGCTGTGACTGACGTCGCTAAGGGCTCACTGGCCGTACTGTTCGCGCAGTGGCTGGGGCTTCCCCAGGTATGGATTCTGGTTACCGGTTTCATGGCAATAGCCGGACACAACTGGCCCGTTTTCTTACAGCTCAGAGGCGGTAAGGGAGGAGCAACCGCCATGGGGGTGTTACTGGCCCTGGTCCCCCTTGAGTTCGGCATCGGCTTCGCTGTGACCGTTATCACAGTGATTATCACCAGCAATCCGGCACTGGGACAGGCTATCGGAATGGCCTGCATGCCCCTGGTTATCTGGCAGTTAAACGGCTCCGGGATGCTGGTCGGTTTCTCACTGGCGGTCTTCGTTTTTGTGGCTATCAGGTATTCCCTGGCGGGACTGAGAATGGCCAGTGAAGGCGTGGACATCAAGAAAGGCCTTATCTTCAGCAGGGACTATCATTTCTGGCAGGTAAAGAAGAAATAAAGGAGAAGATGACCTTCTCCTTTATCACAGCCGTGGCATCCCACCTCATCGCCCCGAGTTGGTCTTCTCCAGGGTCCCCTCTTCAACCATAGCCTTAAGGGAATCTACCAGGGCCTCTATTGTCCGGTCAAGGTCTTCTTCGGTGTGAGCGACTGACATGATAAAGAAGCGCGCCGCCATAGTGGAAATCCCGCGATGAAGGAGGTGCAGGCAGAGACGTGGTCTTGCCTGTGCACCTGCCACTAGCTCTTGCACGTCACGAGTGGGTGGCAGGGTATCGTCGGGCGGTTCCTGGTCAATCGAACCCATATATATCCAGATGATATTCCTGCCGTAGAGTCGGATTGAAAGGCCCCGTTCCTTCAGAGTCCGGTTACCTCTTTGTCGAAGGTATACGCCCAGTTCGTTGACCTTCCTCTGGACACTCCCATCCGTATAGAGCCGGCAAGCCGCGACACCGGCAGCGGCGGTGAGCGGGTTAGCATTCCAGGTCCCGCTGTGGGCCAGGAAGCGTTCCGGAGGAGGTTTGGGCGTAAGTGCCCCCATTATGTCAGCCCGACCGCCCAGCGCACCGACACCGAGTCCGCCACCGACAGCCTTACCAAGGCTGGTCAGGTCAGGCGTTACTCCTATTGTGGACTGCCAGCCGCCCGGCGCGTCACGGAAGCCGGTAACGACTTCATCGATGAGGAAGACGGTAGCGTACTTGCGGGTGAGGGTAGACACGGTACGAACGAAATCGGCATCCCATGGTATCTGGCCACCCATGTGAGCACCTCCCCCTTCAAGCATGAGGATAGCGTACTCTCCGGTGGCCAGTTCTTCTTCCAGCCTGACCGGGTCGTGACCGGGTATCATTGTTACCTGGTCGGTAACAATCCCCGGTCCGGCACCAGCCAGTTCATCGGCCCAGCCGTGGAAGTTTTCCTCGAACCTGAGTACCTTTCTTCTGCCAGTGAAGATGCGGGCCAGTCTTATCGCCATCAGGTTCGCTTCCTGCCCGCAGGAGAAGAACTCTACCCTCTGCATGGACGGCATCATGCCCTGCACCAACTCGGCCCATTCAACCTCAAGCTCATGGTTGTCGCCGTAGTGCGTACCTTTCGCCACCTGCTCCTGGACCGCCGTTACCACATCGGGGTGGCTGTGTCCCAGTATCAGTGCACCGTGCCCGAGGACGTAGTCAATATACTCGTTGCCGTCGACGTCCCACTTCCGTGAACCCCTGGCGTGGGTTATGTAGGGTCGGAAGGGGTCAAGGATACGGGCAGTGTGAGTAGCGCCGTTGGCAGGTAGAATCATCCGGGCACGCTCGTGCAACTCCCGTGACCCCTGGTGAGTACTGATATATTGCTCAACTATGTTCTGTGCGGCCATCATTCCTCCCCTCCTGGTATAACCCCGGTGATACTGCCGTCCGGTTTCCGAAGTGCGGTCAGACACCCTTTCCGGGAGCAGTGACAACCGGCAGGTCCTTCATGGTCAGCAGGCCCGGTCGTGCCTCCACAACCCTGTGAATGCAGTTTACGGTTATGGCTGCCGTGGCAATATCCCCGTGAGTACCTCCCTTGATGACCACCTCCAGGTTGGGAGTCCCGGTGATATACACCGCGTCATAGGACTCGGACCCTCCCACGGCGGCCTCGAACTCCAGGGTTATCAGCTCTTCTCCGGTGCGGAGTCCCCTGCCCACCTGCCGGACACCTGCCGCCTGCCCCGGCTCAACGGTCACGAAATCGGTCTTCACCTGCCTGGTGGCAATCACCGGTTTGATACTCTCAGTAATATCATCAAGCTCCCACCCCAGTCCGTCAGCAATCATGGCTATTGACTCCGGCAGACCCACATGTTTCAGGGTCCCCGAAGCTACCAGCGTCTCGAACTCCTCGAGTGTACGCCCGGCGCCAATCTTCTTCTGAAAAGGGCCACGGCGCGGGGAAGCATCCTGGACCCTGACGGCCCTGATTCGCTCCACCTGCCGGCATACTCCAGTCATGAACAACGGCCAGGTATCCATGAGGAACCCCGGGTTCACCCCGGTGGCCAGAACGGTGACGCTGTGGGCCTTGGCCACCCTGTCGGTCTCGGCGGCAAGTTGTGGACTTTTTCGGTACGGAAAGGACAGTTCTTCACAGGTCGAGATTACATTAGCACCGGCACGAACGCACTTCTCTATCTGAGGATAAACCATAACCATGAAAGAGCTCGTGGTGAGAAAAACCACATCCGGCCTGGTATCAGACAGAACATTATCCGTATCAGCAGAGACGGTGACGCCCAGTTTGCTGTCGACGCCAGCCACCTCGCCAAGATCGCGCCCTGCCAGACTCTCATCGATATCAATAGCGCCAACCAGCTCGATATCGGTTCTCTGCGCAGCATATCGGGCCACACTGCAACCTATGGGACCGCACCCGAAAATCACTGCCCTGACTTTTGTCATAATCCTCACCTCCTGGACGGTCTCTCAGTATAGCATACAACCCTGCTCTACCATCACGATAATCGAGGGTAGAGGGAGGGGATATCCGCTACCGAAAACATGCTAACAGGCATAATTCCGGCCTTGACAGGGGTGTTTTCAGGAAGTAGTATAGTTAGTATCGTAAACTATTATCAAGAGAAACTATATCTCCGGTGAGCGAGGAGCGCCTGTGGGAACCGCAAACACAAAGACCGACACCCTTGACAGTGTTGCCGAAGACCTGTTCTGCATTCCCCCACTCGTCGGCAGAAGCATCCGGCGAAAACTACTCAGAACAGCACTCGCAGATATGCACGCGGGAATCCTGCCACCCCACCTGGAGATAATGAAGATACTGGAAGAGGCAGGGACGTTGCATGTCGCCGAAATCAGCGACAGGTTGCAGATACCAAGGCCACAGATGACCCACCTGATAGACAGGCTGGCAGGTCTGGGCATGGTGGAGAGGCGAACGAACCCGTCAGACCGGAGAGCAATCGACATCACATTAACCAGCGACGGTAGAAAAGTACTGCGGAAGCATGAGAGGTTAATGCGGAACGCCCTCAGGACGACTCTGTCCGGTCTCACCGGAGAGGAGCTGGAGGAGATGTCTATCTCGTTGAGGAAACTGAGAGACATACTCTCCAGGTTGTAACGATTAGCAACTGTTCGAGGTAACCTGTCGATGGCAGGACCGATGAGTTTGGAGGACAGATAGCCGGATGGACATGATAGAGATTGAGGGGCTTTCCAGGAAGTTCGGGAAGCTGGTTGCCGTAGACAACATATCGTTTCAGGTGCCCAGGGGGGAGATATTCGGTTTCCTCGGTCCCAATGGCGCCGGCAAGACCACGACCATTAACATACTCTGTACACTTCTTAAGCCTAGCGGCGGCAGGGCATCTGTCAATGGGTACGACGTCCTGAAGGAACGCCGGGAGGTACAGCGTTCTATCGGCCTTGTTTTTCAGGACCCGACTCTCGACGACTACCTGACGGCGGACCAGAACCTGCGTTTCCATGCCTATGCCTATGGTGTGCCTGCGAATGTTAGAGAAAAACGTATGCAGGAACTAATGGAACTGGTCGAGTTACAGGACCGTCGCAAGAACAAGGTCAGCACCTATTCCGGCGGGATGAAGCGCCGCCTGGAAATCGCCCGTGGCCTGCTCCACCATCCCAGTGTACTCTTCCTGGATGAACCAACGCTGGGACTGGACCCCCAGACACGACGTCGCATCTGGGAACATGTCCTGACATTGCGACAGCAGGAGGACCTGACGATATTCCTTACCACGCACTACATGGACGAGGCGGAACACTGCGAACGCATCGCCGTCATTGATAATGGGCGCATAATAGCCCTGGATACCCCGGATAATCTCAAGGACTCCCTGGGGGGGGACCTGGTGACGCTTGAAGCCAAGGACACTCAGGAGGCAGTAGCTGAGCTGAAGGAGAGGCATGACATTTCACCTGAAGTCAACGATGGTATGGTCACCTTCAGCGTTCCCCACGGAGATACCTTCCTGCCCGAGTTTGTGCGAGGGTTCCGCAGCGGTCTGCTTTCCATCAATGTTCGGCGGCCCACACTGGATGACGTGTTCCTGAAACTGACCGGCCACGCCATTCGAGACCAGGAGGTTGGTATGATGGACCAGATGAGAATGATGATGAGGTCTCACGGATAGCCATGGAAGAAGTATTTCGCGGAATATGGGTAATAGCTTATCGCGACCTGCTGCGTTTTGTTCAGGAGCGTACCCGGGCAATATCATCATTCGCCATGCCACTGCTGTTCCTAGTGATATTCGGCGCCGGTTTCAACCGCGTCATCGGCTCCATGGCTCCGGGGGTTGACTTTATCCAGTTCATCTATCCCGGTATCATTGCCATGACCGTACTCATGGGCTCGCTGATGTCGGGCTTGTCTGTCGTCTGGGACCGCGAGTTTGGCTTCCTCAGGGAGGTACTGGTGGCCCCGATGAGCCGTGCCGGAATCGTGCTGGGCAAGACAGCGGGCACGGCTGTTATCGCCCTCGGTCAGGGCTTCATCATGCTTGCTCTGGCCCCCATCGTCGGCGTGCAGCTCAGCCCTATGCTGGTAGTCAAGCTGATACCCCTGCTAATCATCATATCGGTATCTCTATCCGGCCTGGGAATCCTGGTAGCCTCACGCATGCGCTCCCAGCAGGGGTTCCAGATGCTGATACAGATAATAATCATGCCCCTCGTCTTCATGTCCGGCGTGTTCTTCCCGGTGAACAACGTACCAACGTGGCT
Above is a genomic segment from Dehalococcoidales bacterium containing:
- a CDS encoding VWA domain-containing protein — encoded protein: MRESRGSILSEQELGRFPPAIASGLRKAMPLVPRPMHQRLLTLTGEVLALSYSAASEFLRNCSFVTRRAGPAGLESWCLEGLEVLRQNEQSGITYFGLGMSGSTLLVQRLSPGVELDGVRVLLETYCLALTGIISPVLSSSHPRNYGTDQSMLIEAPGDGHAIFLPDFVDRYPNKPENFTWYKVMATHQAGHIEFGSHALYSDGTQTDLAGFPELIAGSRLAADIFTIVEDGRIDYLIKQQYRGIAGAYGRIQDEALSARPPLTVYRLKEAFLEVLVQMSLGRFGEWLVPTELCTPLRFAGPIMKQVLSSDAGVEDSAAATIRLYQVASGLSSEPVPADRWQTVDLDDGLEGVSSLSPGSIDEILSDLPSVEPESSAYASPPEVEYRSGHRMDSDYEAGEPGSASQDETETGSSQPSWQASNETDDIDDLLEVGSLAADKGTTEEELLVFGVNSANKENVPVVPQSEQDSNDNNEGPLTADGPFSYLYNEWDFRASDYRLHWCRVRQIPLQEGTPDFFEAILNEYADLATLLRRQFELLNTRFSRKVKRLQDGEDFDLDAVVDFVITRKARQNPDGKVYWRRNKTERDVSVAFLLDMSSSTIEYINKTQRGAINQPVFKDYKDYFEWLQPNKDSVIRPKDFKRIIDLEKESLVLLIRALEAIGDTYAIYGFSGYGRENVEFYVVKDLEEEFSNRVKSRIDTISPQHGTRMGPAIRHATWKLEQQDSRSKFLFLISDGRPEDHGYGQNGLEKEYAINDTKMALVETKNKGITPFCLTIDRAGHDYLKTICGDMGYEVVADIESLPMCLPSLYRRFTT
- a CDS encoding glycerol-3-phosphate acyltransferase, translating into MVLKVIAAVAIGYLLGSIPSAYIAGRLKNDVDIRQVGGGNMGALNVMRGVGTAAGYAVAVTDVAKGSLAVLFAQWLGLPQVWILVTGFMAIAGHNWPVFLQLRGGKGGATAMGVLLALVPLEFGIGFAVTVITVIITSNPALGQAIGMACMPLVIWQLNGSGMLVGFSLAVFVFVAIRYSLAGLRMASEGVDIKKGLIFSRDYHFWQVKKK
- a CDS encoding aminotransferase class III-fold pyridoxal phosphate-dependent enzyme; the encoded protein is MMAAQNIVEQYISTHQGSRELHERARMILPANGATHTARILDPFRPYITHARGSRKWDVDGNEYIDYVLGHGALILGHSHPDVVTAVQEQVAKGTHYGDNHELEVEWAELVQGMMPSMQRVEFFSCGQEANLMAIRLARIFTGRRKVLRFEENFHGWADELAGAGPGIVTDQVTMIPGHDPVRLEEELATGEYAILMLEGGGAHMGGQIPWDADFVRTVSTLTRKYATVFLIDEVVTGFRDAPGGWQSTIGVTPDLTSLGKAVGGGLGVGALGGRADIMGALTPKPPPERFLAHSGTWNANPLTAAAGVAACRLYTDGSVQRKVNELGVYLRQRGNRTLKERGLSIRLYGRNIIWIYMGSIDQEPPDDTLPPTRDVQELVAGAQARPRLCLHLLHRGISTMAARFFIMSVAHTEEDLDRTIEALVDSLKAMVEEGTLEKTNSGR
- a CDS encoding MarR family transcriptional regulator, which translates into the protein MGTANTKTDTLDSVAEDLFCIPPLVGRSIRRKLLRTALADMHAGILPPHLEIMKILEEAGTLHVAEISDRLQIPRPQMTHLIDRLAGLGMVERRTNPSDRRAIDITLTSDGRKVLRKHERLMRNALRTTLSGLTGEELEEMSISLRKLRDILSRL
- a CDS encoding ATP-binding cassette domain-containing protein, whose protein sequence is MDMIEIEGLSRKFGKLVAVDNISFQVPRGEIFGFLGPNGAGKTTTINILCTLLKPSGGRASVNGYDVLKERREVQRSIGLVFQDPTLDDYLTADQNLRFHAYAYGVPANVREKRMQELMELVELQDRRKNKVSTYSGGMKRRLEIARGLLHHPSVLFLDEPTLGLDPQTRRRIWEHVLTLRQQEDLTIFLTTHYMDEAEHCERIAVIDNGRIIALDTPDNLKDSLGGDLVTLEAKDTQEAVAELKERHDISPEVNDGMVTFSVPHGDTFLPEFVRGFRSGLLSINVRRPTLDDVFLKLTGHAIRDQEVGMMDQMRMMMRSHG
- a CDS encoding ABC transporter permease is translated as MEEVFRGIWVIAYRDLLRFVQERTRAISSFAMPLLFLVIFGAGFNRVIGSMAPGVDFIQFIYPGIIAMTVLMGSLMSGLSVVWDREFGFLREVLVAPMSRAGIVLGKTAGTAVIALGQGFIMLALAPIVGVQLSPMLVVKLIPLLIIISVSLSGLGILVASRMRSQQGFQMLIQIIIMPLVFMSGVFFPVNNVPTWLEVASKINPLTYGVDAIRQVFLGVGSASAGGGFAIGVTVFGHNMSVLEDALVVVVLGAVLMTAAIVAFSKQE